In a single window of the Mauremys reevesii isolate NIE-2019 linkage group 3, ASM1616193v1, whole genome shotgun sequence genome:
- the LOC120402117 gene encoding serine protease 27-like, which translates to MGHLCSPLAIALLATSLAQGAQGSQNQTGCGKPLVSLSGRILNGQDAKAGAWPWQVSVQRYGSHICGGSLISESWVVSAAHCFDPSVANSSYRVQLGENQIGSATPPQSFSSVKRVVPHPNYNSSTFLADIALVELEKPIAFTASISPVCLLDASVRVPAGDACWVTGWGNIRPQESSSLAETLQELEVPTIDTTICNDLFREALQKPAGDNPIKEDMMCAGHMEGYKGTAPGDSGGPLVCEEDGTWYLAGIVSWLLKTTVNSVAAGYPGVYDRPNAHNDWIQENVPSVSFMVVNFTLNSASPSTTITTNSAGPSASVPEVLLLTVLLWLTL; encoded by the exons ATGGGACATCTCTGCTCCCCACTGGCCATAGCCCTGCTGGCAACGAGCCTGGCTcagg GTGCTCAGGGGAGTCAGAATCAGACAG GCTGCGGCAAGCCGTTGGTCTCACTCTCAGGGCGCATCTTGAATGGTCAAGATGCCAAGGCCGGGGCCTGGCCCTGGCAGGTCAGCGTGCAGAGATACGGCTCCCACATCTGCGGCGGTTCGCTCATCTCCGAGAGTTGGGTGGTGTCAGCAGCTCATTGCTTCGATCC ATCTGTAGCCAATTCATCATATCGGGTGCAGCTGGGTGAAAACCAGATTGGTAGTGCGACCCCACCCCAGTCGTTCTCATCGGTGAAGCGGGTCGTCCCCCATCCCAATTACAACAGTAGCACTTTCCTTGCTGACATCGCCCTGGTGGAGCTGGAGAAGCCAATTGCGTTCACGGCCTCCATCAGCCCCGTGTGTTTGCTCGACGCCTCCGTCCGTGTGCCTGCTGGGGACGCCTGCTGGGTGACGGGCTGGGGGAACATTCGCCCCCAAG AGAGTTCTTCCCTAGCGGAGACGCTGCAGGAGCTGGAGGTGCCCACCATAGACACCACGATCTGCAACGATCTCTTCCGGGAAGCATTACAAAAGCCTGCGGGTGACAACCCCATCAAAGAGGACATGATGTGTGCCGGGCACATGGAGGGCTATAAGGGGACGGCCCCG GGTGACTCCGGGGGACCCCTGGTGTGTGAGGAGGACGGGACCTGGTACCTTGCTGGGATTGTGAGCTGGTTACTGAAAACAACAGTGAACAGTGTTGCTGCCGGTTACCCCGGGGTCTACGACCGCCCGAATGCCCACAACGACTGGATCCAGGAGAATGTGCCCAGTGTGAGTTTCATGGTGGTGAACTTCACTCTGAACAGTGCCAGTCCCTCTACCACCATCACTACGAACAGTGCCGGACCCTCTGCCAGCGTccctgaggtccttctcctcacTGTGCTTCTGTGGCTGACCCTGTGA